The genome window ccggtctaagataaggggattCCCTATAATGCGGTCTCTTTAACCTGatcctggagaaagtaattcgcgatgcagatgtgaatgcgagaggcaccatcctcttcaagtccacccaactactgacccacgctgacgatattaacattatgggaagaacaacctgagatgtaccGTCTTGGAAGGCAaaatcagcgccaaaaccaaagaacgaacaacatcgaatcgcactggtcaaacgaaaacaataataaacaataataagttacgacgatgaaatccgcgcacggttgttggcagccaacagagcccatttcagcttacaaaaattgttccgctcgaaacgtctcaccatagggtcaaagttcttactatacaagattatgatcttgccagtccttatgtattcctcggagacttgggttcttaaaagCCGGTGTgactggagttctttactaaagcaggtctagaccggataccggttgttgcgccgttgacaatgatgagcgaatggatgactgctcacggtctCAGTTTTGCGctggaaaaccgaagtagccacTTTTCGCAAGAAAAGAATCTCGACTCGGCGTCCCATTTCTATCGGCAACctgattatagagtcaaaacctaaTATTAAGAACCTTGGATTAATGCTAAATTCGAAAATAAGTTGTTTcgcgcaaatcaaagcagtagggGTCACGACTGCATTTCGGGAGTCTTATATGTAGCAAGCGACGACTTCTAATGAGTGCaatgcagtctgttctgctctacgacgcggaggtatgggctaatgctCGTTGCaaggtgtatcgtaagcgcgTTGTTCACCTGCAGAGACAAGGAGCTTTAtgagtggcatctgcttatcaCACTGTCGCAAAACTGGATGTCATGGTCATCGCGGGGGACCGTACACTGGACGGGTGCCAAAGATCTTGCAAAAATAAAGGAAGCAGATGGCAataggttccttgaactaacagttctccAATACATCGTCCGAAGTAATAGCATACGATATGCAAATTGCTCGACGCCTTCGGGTCTGTTGACGTccgagaactttggttttgttggtgtttatctccgACACTGTTTGCCCCCAAAATCTATGAATCGGTGAGAAACCAAGAAGATGttatcagtgtagtcgaggttgTCCTCCACGTCCGCCTGGCTCGGTAGTATCGAGAACGCCACTCATTACAAGAGGTTCTCTAGACAGAATGTAACCTTTTAGGACTCCGTTTGAACTTCAATTTCCTCTCAGATTTTGCCTCGATAAAACACGTGGCATTATGCGCCGGCATATGACGCTCTGATGGtattattagtttctctggagtgCTTCCCTTGTCCTAGTTCTGTTGAGGAGTTAAGAAACTAAGGCAAGTTTTTCGCTTCTTGTTTTTTTGTGTATGATACATATTAAAGCAGTCTTTGACCATGGTATGTTTTTGTGCAATTAAATAGAAGAGTAAGTCAATCGTAAGGCTAGCAGCATCCACTGCTTTTACCCTTGCTGTCATGCGTTTCTGGCCTGCTATGTCTTTACTTGAACGTCGGCGAATACACAGCCAGTCCATTGGGGAAGGCAAGAAAAGGAAATTTGGTAAAGTGTAGACCAGCTGGCTCGGAAGTGATGAAAATCCCAAGATTACCTGCTGCAGGCTATCCATTTTTCAGATTGCAAAATGTCGTACCACCGCTTGCAGTAACAAGCCAAAGTTTATTTACCAAACTTCAGATTGATTTAGCTGCTAAGATAAGGCCGAACCAGTCACCTTCATCTGGTACTAACGCACTCAGTCCAGTTGATTGATGTGATTCCATTCGCTCCCAATTATTGTTGCCATTACGCTGAATTTCCGCTGCACTCTGCTTTACCCTACAGAGGGAAAATTGCATCATATTCAAAGATATTTTATCATCCACCATTTCGCCTGTAGGCTCGGAAAAGGATCTTTGCCTTTGACGTGCCCCCGTACACGAGTACATCACAAACAGTTCATATGCGCCGCGGAGTCCAGACTGCAGCCCGAGCCCTGAGTCGCTTGGCTAACCACACGTTTTGCAACATCCACAAtgtaataattgaaaataaaccCAACTATCTAAAAATACCCAGGAGCAATAACACAAACCAAGAAAACACAACTACGCAAAATAGCAAAACCGAAAGTAAAATTAAACTTCTCTAACCTGCTCACTGTTGTCGGACATTTTCCAACGAAAAACACTTCCCGAAAGCCCAGCTTTAGTATGGATCTTAGGAAAATCGTATGGTCATTGCAATGACGATGTGCTGTttgcaaatttcaacaattaAATCTAAAAACGATGGTTTTTAACGGGTAAAAGTATTATTGCGAACCGCAAGTGATGTAACACGCTACTGACATCCCGACAACACCATGTTCGTTTATTGACGTTTGCAGGGCTGCCATGATTTGGATTTGGAATGAGAGGAGTGTGGTGGGTATGGAATGAGATGGATATTTGAAATGGatttaaattgaaggaaaatgaCGCTGGTCATGATTTTATAATCACGGAATAACTATCGTGTGTGGTGTTATAATATAACCTTGTACTTTTGGTCGCGAAATGCCATAATACATCCCATTTTTAAACGATTCTTATAAGAATCACAAGGTAAATGACATTTGTACCTAATTCGCTCTTAACAGATGCTGAGATTTTAAAATCTCTCGCAGCCGATAATACAGTTCGTTATTAGACAAATCAATTCAGTCTACGGCGAATTGACTTCAGTAAATAAAATACTTCGACCGCGATTTTTCGGCGCTCCTCAGACCGCGACTGTTCCGTGCCAGTGATATTTTGTGTATTACTAAGTGACAGTGATTTCTCTGCCTACCAAATTAGCCGAAACATAGCAACAGTTCAAGTGTTCGATACGCCATTCATCCAAGCAGGAGTCAGCCATCGAAAGGTAAGTGCAATTTTTGAATTGTCCCTGCATAGCTGTCACCTCAGTGACAGCTGTCAAGGTAGGTTGGAGGAGGGGAATGAGGTTATATGTTATGTTCACGGAAAATAACAATACATAACCGTATTGGGCTTTCAGCTTCCAATTCGCTTTGAATAAGTTTTACGAATACTTAGATTCTGTGTCGGTTTGAGGTAATTCCAGCGGCATTTATTCCTGTTGATGTGTAGTAACTTCCTTTAATGTTGTTTAGACTCACGTAAGGGAAACATCAATGAAAAATGACGACGTCGCCTTCGGATCCAATTGTGCTAAGCTTCCACGAGTCCTTGCTGCGAGTGTCAGACGTGCAACTGCTCCAAGGACCGCACTGGCTCAATGATCAGATAATTTCGTTTTACTTCGAGTACCTGGAGAAGATCAAGTACAAGGCGAACCAAGACATGCTGTTCGTGTCGCCGGAGGTGACACAATGCATAAAGATCGTGCCTGAGGCCGAGATAGGCATCTTCCTGTCGCCATTGGGGGCCGAAACGAAGCCTTTCATTTTCTTCCCGTTGAACGATAACAGCACCCACCGCGCGGGCGGGTCGCACTGGAGCCTGCTGGTGTTCTCTCGCCCGGAAAGTGCCTTCTTTCATTTCGACTCCTCGGCATCCACAAATCTGCCTCATTGCCagcagatcgtcagcaaaatgAAACATTTCCTCGGGAAGCCGAATGCGCTTTTCAAGTCAGTACGCTGCCTGCAGCAGTCCAACAGCTACGACTGTGGAATTCACGTACTTTGCATGGCTGACAACATTTCGGACTACATCAACCGATTCGAGATTGTGGAGGGCGCCGGGCCCATTTCGCACGAAACAATCAGCCGAAAACGCGGTGATCTCTTGAAAATCATCTCCCAGCTGGGAGGGAAGACTAGTTAGACGTGGAGGAGTGCTTTTTACTCTGTGGTAAAGTCGCAGGAGGCTTGTGGTGATATGAATAGTCCTTGAaggattttctttaatttattcAATGCGAAACAAGAACGCTTCcatgaagaaaaatattttacgtTTGATATTTCGAATATTTACTGAATATGTGATGCCTCTTactattaaaaataatttgtcTTGCATTTGGAATTATGAAAAGCTACTTATTAAGAAGCCAATAAAGATATTGAAATGATCTATACTCATACGATGGtcttctttattattattctgttaaggtaaAGCCggaccgcgtccttgaagaactattgtgccccttttactgggtatagtgtacctattgatcatagtatctcaagcaggcctataaccgttaggaactttggtatgttccctactttcagcTTTGCAACTGGTATTAagggttctcccagatgcctcgacctactttgcacaagtgccggacactgtcccagcacgtgcatagaggtttcgtcctcctcctcacaaaacctgcaggcagtgtccgtagatatccctagcttcccaatgaccagtgagaattcccactatgattcggaggttctttttggtgatcctttgtgcgtatgggtttgttgtgaaatttcacttcttttttCCGTATGCCTTACAAACATGTTATCTGTTCCACACGTACACAGTTCTACGCTGTTTTcttgtttaaataaaacgatATGTAAAATTAAGTTAAGTATTAATATTAATTGAACTTAATTTTACAAAACTACTACACAATACAAGAACGCCTAAATTCCGATCAAcgatgatttttttgttttatttgaaaacgTGCCGAGTTTACTTGCCGGTGGTCAAGACaggagagaccggcttatttccatgcggtatttttctgtcccaaccaacggcactttctcaccgctagtcctccactcccgtggcgagttctaaaaaagtGGAGACTTTGTTTGCATTCGCAACGTTCGAAAtagatttcgaatgctgcgaatcctgccgcgccacaggttcgtatcccccaataagcacactggactgctccatcccagtatagttccctcaaccgttcctcttcatttcttagattcatagccatgaaaccgtttccaattccacagaagggttctggcccgtgtaaaggtgtccctgctcccttcttggctggtcgttgccttccaacccagcatggcctggaacccaaagtatacagaccttgttggacgagccgagtgtattcagtctctcaaggcattcccataccagtttagagttcacctggttggacctaagtgccttgatcgctgcttggccatcggtgagaatagctacgtTCTGCccactgtagttcctttgcagattagagGAGGCACATtcgtctatggcgtat of Hermetia illucens chromosome 4, iHerIll2.2.curated.20191125, whole genome shotgun sequence contains these proteins:
- the LOC119654690 gene encoding sentrin-specific protease 8: MTTSPSDPIVLSFHESLLRVSDVQLLQGPHWLNDQIISFYFEYLEKIKYKANQDMLFVSPEVTQCIKIVPEAEIGIFLSPLGAETKPFIFFPLNDNSTHRAGGSHWSLLVFSRPESAFFHFDSSASTNLPHCQQIVSKMKHFLGKPNALFKSVRCLQQSNSYDCGIHVLCMADNISDYINRFEIVEGAGPISHETISRKRGDLLKIISQLGGKTS